From Acanthopagrus latus isolate v.2019 chromosome 22, fAcaLat1.1, whole genome shotgun sequence, the proteins below share one genomic window:
- the bub1 gene encoding mitotic checkpoint serine/threonine-protein kinase BUB1 isoform X5, producing the protein MDIATCLQCFERNLSSYTGDDPLHPWDKFVDYLEHQLPAGGGSEMSLVFDALVQRFLTVERYANDIRYVNFCIRCASFYSDPVALYSYIFSKGVGTRTAALYVAWAQQLEQRGLHEQADAVYQKAMENQAQPADTIVDELRQFQTRIQSQTAVSAGGRNPLQNSHLTNQMSSQREPVAPNKTSVDCPPKPPTVQTIVTVSRSETSGTIPSSQTSGVQIVSQYMKDELVCEGSELSFEEVRAEKYFRQLQEKQEEKASQDWIAERMLREQEEDILSIISMFEKVNQELEACGGLTSQASSQRLPVVEGATGLNPNPIQQSFGHPRPSNRLSSRRSLGLRLHTEPTFIHEAAATPEPPQQQDESNTRLAEAHTLSTERFHHPSVPTDRSVHLPNPAPTFTDQAFVVQPSMVQTRSVQPVSFEQMNPLLHRPACTSVANADGFCRDDQVQLGSSENWCPPEQNSTTHQDIADPAVPEEKLNNVIMDMFQAPTLLEDPFSNTSMVHTAEMAEPPGYPSNVGVSSLTKPPTTAPFTIFQDDTDKENGSAAAPSVVEKCKPIRALAEIAVSNKPNDTPPDLMPDESTMWGARYNSLNSLAACPNSTTDFAMLAQFVSTPFTHKTPSGSNFFPDQENNGDGADADDEAFIRRQTKKLSPIIEQSPCDESAVSQLLPSSQRHGTIVGEGLATAQLCLTTSSITMVQPPPPAVLSFRDQTVCPIDSTVPRTTGPGWEVYMSPEQPPKRASLISKQPQSSARPRHEPFTIIEDEPTSPERAQEQVDVPMTPECALKSDWLAIRSPDVPVEPDLDAFLSPCRPKKNMDVPMSPEEPMTPGLPQQFSTADEPMMSPDRGLKADMSMNAAPTPGRAAVVQLVSDPWSDELISGLLSALTPPLTAHPRCITWQCNVPNISPKTTISMGKASLRVDGVVGEGAFATVYQATDPVTSERVVLKVQKPANPWEFYINTQLDSRLQPKVRHLYSSIRSAHIFHNGSVLLGELHNYGTLLNAVNIYKTLSDKVMPQPLVIYFTVCILNMVEQLHHIRIIHGDIKPDNFLLGERFLENKCFESENVDHGLVLVDLGQSIDMELFPEGTAFTAKCLTSGFQCTEMLSGKPWNYQTDYFGIAGTVHCMLFGTYMQVTNEGGTWKTNGVFRRNPHSDLWQEFFHTLLNIPHCDSLPSLRSLRCKLSSVLQQSYSSKLPTLKSRLVVLLLESRKAARR; encoded by the exons ATGGATATTGCCACTTGTTTACA GTGTTTTGAAAGAAATCTGAGTTCGTATACGGGGGACGACCCACTGCATCCATGGGACAA GTTTGTGGACTATTTGGAGCATCAACTGCCTGCAGGCGGTGGCAGCGAGATGTCTCTGGTGTTTGACGCTCTTGTACAGAGATTTTTAACTGTCGAGCGATACGCAAATGACATCAGATATGTGAACTTCTGCATCAGATGT GCAAGTTTTTATTCTGACCCTGTGGCGCTGTACAGTTACATCTTCAGTAAGGGTGTCGGCACCAGGACTGCTGCCCTCTATGTGGCCTGGGCACAACAGCTTGAGCAGAGAGGATTGCATGAACAGGCTGATGCTGTGTACCAGAAAGCCATGGAGAACCAAGCCCAGCCAGCCGACACTATTGTCGATGAACTAAG GCAGTTTCAAACAAGAATCCAGAGCCAGACAGCAGTATCAG cagGAGGTCGAAACCCTTTGCAGAACTCCCATTTAACCAATCAGATGTCATCTCAGAGAGAACCTGTAGCTCCAAACAAG ACCTCTGTGGATTGTCCACCCAAACCACCCACTGTTCAAACCATTGTAAC AGTATCTCGCTCTGAGACTTCAGGCACAATTCCCTCGAGTCAGACCTCCGGTGTTCAGATCGTGTCCCAGTATATGAAGGATGAACTTGTTTGTGAGGGATCTGAACTCAGCTTTGAGGAGGTCCGAGCAGAGAAATACTTCCGCCAGCTCCAGGAGAAGCAGGAAGAGAAGGCCAGTCAAGACTGGATCG cagagaggatgctgagggaacaggaggaggacatCCTGAGTATTATATCTATGTTTGAGAAAGTAAACCAGGAGCTAGAGGCCTGTGGAGGTTTGACCAGCCAGGCTTCATCACAGAGG TTGCCTGTTGTGGAAGGAGCCACAGGTCTGAACCCTAATCCTATCCAGCAGTCCTTTGGGCATCCTCGACCCTCAAATCGTCTGAGCAGCAGACGCTCTCTTGGCCTGAGATTACACACTGAGCCGACCTTCATCCACGAAGCTGCCGCCACCCCTGAACCTCCTCAACAGCAGGACGAGAGCAACACCAGACTGGCTGAAGCACACACTCTGAGCACAGAGAGGTTCCACCATCCCTCTGTGCCGACTGACAGGAGTGTTCATTTACCAAATCCTGCACCGACATTCACAGACCAAGCATTTGTTGTCCAGCCCTCGATGGTTCAGACTCGATCGGTGCAGCCTGTAAGCTTCGAGCAGATGAACCCTTTGCTCCACAGACCTGCCTGCACCTCTGTTGCGAACGCTGATGGTTTCTGCCGGGATGATCAAGTTCAACTCGGCAGCTCGGAGAACTGGTGCCCTCCAGAGCAGAACAGCACCACACATCA ggATATCGCTGATCCAGCAGTGCCGGAggaaaaactcaaca ATGTGATCATGGACATGTTCCAGGCCCCGACTCTACTCGAGGACCCGTTCAGCAACACATCAATGGTCCACACTGCTGAGATGGCCGAACCACCCGGATACCCAAGCAATG tagGCGTCTCCTCTCTAACCAAGCCCCCGACCACGGCCCCATTCACCATCTTCCAGGATgacactgacaaagaaaatggaAG tgctgctgcaccttctgtGGTTGAGAAGTGtaaaccaatcagagctctGGCTGAAATCGCGGTGTCCAACAAACCTAAT GACACTCCTCCCGATCTGATGCCGGATGAGAGCACTATGTGGGGAGCTCGCTACAACTCCCTTAACTCGCTGGCAGCTTGTCCCAACAGCACCACAGACTTCGCCATGTTGGCTCAGTTCGTCTCCACACCGTTCACGCACAAAACACCTTCCGGCAGCAACTTTTTCCCGGACCAAG aGAACAATGGTGACGGTGCTGACGCTGATGACGAAGCTTTTATCCGACGCCAGACAAAAAAACTCAG CCCCATCATAGAGCAGAGTCCGTGTGATGAATCAGCCGTCAGTCAGCTCCTGCCGTCTTCTCAGAGACACGGCACCATCGTAGGTGAAGGACTCGCCACAGCCCAGCTCTGcctcaccacctcctccatcaccatggTGCAGCCTCCGCCTCCTGCTGTGCTCTCCTTCAGAGACCAGACGGTCTGTCCCATCGACTCCACTGTCCCCAGGACCACAGGGCCCGGCTGGGAAGTGTACATGAGCCCCGAGCAGCCTCCTAAACGGGCGTCTCTGATCTCCAAGCAACCTCAGAGTTCAGCCAGACCCAGACATGAACCTTTTACGATCATAGAAGACGAACCCACCAGCCCAGAACGAGCCCAGGAACAAGTTGATGTCCCCATGACTCCAGAGTGTGCCCTTAAATCGGACTGGCTGGCCATCAGAAGCCCAGATGTCCCTGTTGAGCCTGACCTGGACGCCTTCCTGAGTCCTTGTCGGCCCAAAAAGAACATGGATGTCCCCATGAGTCCTGAGGAGCCCATGACCCCGGGGCTGCCTCAACAGTTCAGCACTGCAGATGAACCCATGATGAGTCCAGACAGGGGGCTGAAGGCCGACATGTCCATGAACGCAGCACCAACACCAGGCAGGGCGGCCGTGGTCCAGCTGGTGTCAGATCCCTGGAGCGATGAGCTGATCTCTGGCCTGCTGTCAGCTCTCACCCCACCTCTCACTGCTCACCCCCGCTGCATCACCTGGCAGTGCAACGTGCCCAACATCAGCCCAAAGACCACCATCAGCATGG GAAAAGCGTCCCTGCGAGTGGATGGCGTCGTTGGAGAAGGAGCTTTTGCAACCGTCTACCAGGCGACTGACCCCGTGACCTCTGAGAGGGTGGTGTTGAAG GTTCAGAAACCAGCCAATCCCTGGGAGTTTTACATCAACACTCAGCTGGACTCTCGGCTGCAGCCTAAGGTCCGCCATCTTTACAGCAGCATTCGCTCAGCTCACATCTTCCACAATGGGAGCGTGCTGCTCGGCGAGCTTCACAACTACGGCACTCTGCTG AATGCAGTGAACATTTATAAAACCCTGAGTGACAAGGTGATGCCTCAGCCTCTTGTCATATACTTCACCGTCTGTATTCTGAACATGGTGGAGCAGCTGCACCACATCCGCATCATCCACGGCGACATCAAACCTGACAACTTCCTGTTGGGAGAGAG gttcTTGGAGAACAAGTGTTTCGAGTCGGAGAACGTGGACCACGGCCTCGTCCTTGTCGACCTCGGACAGAGCATTGACATGGAGCTCTTCCCAGAAGGCACTGCTTTCACTGCCAAATGTTTGACGTCAGGGTTCCAGTGCACCGAGATGCTTAGTGGGAAACCCTGGAACTATCAG acgGATTACTTTGGGATAGCAGGGACCGTCCACTGTATGCTGTTTGGGACTTACATGCAAGTTACAAATGAAGGCGGCACGTGGAAGACAAACGGCGTTTTCAGAAG GAACCCTCACAGCGACTTGTGGCAGGAGTTCTTCCACACTCTGCTGAACATCCCGCACTGCGACTCTCTGCCGAGCCTCCGGAGTCTCCGCTGCAAACTGTCGTCGGTCCTGCAGCAGAGCTACAGCAGCAAACTGCCCACGCTCAAGAGCCgcctggtggtgctgctgctggagagccGCAAGGCAGCTCGGAGATGA
- the bub1 gene encoding mitotic checkpoint serine/threonine-protein kinase BUB1 isoform X7, whose product MDIATCLQCFERNLSSYTGDDPLHPWDKFVDYLEHQLPAGGGSEMSLVFDALVQRFLTVERYANDIRYVNFCIRCASFYSDPVALYSYIFSKGVGTRTAALYVAWAQQLEQRGLHEQADAVYQKAMENQAQPADTIVDELRQFQTRIQSQTAVSGGRNPLQNSHLTNQMSSQREPVAPNKTSVDCPPKPPTVQTIVTVSRSETSGTIPSSQTSGVQIVSQYMKDELVCEGSELSFEEVRAEKYFRQLQEKQEEKASQDWIAERMLREQEEDILSIISMFEKVNQELEACGGLTSQASSQRLPVVEGATGLNPNPIQQSFGHPRPSNRLSSRRSLGLRLHTEPTFIHEAAATPEPPQQQDESNTRLAEAHTLSTERFHHPSVPTDRSVHLPNPAPTFTDQAFVVQPSMVQTRSVQPVSFEQMNPLLHRPACTSVANADGFCRDDQVQLGSSENWCPPEQNSTTHQDIADPAVPEEKLNMSQGGTGNLSHITPNTSLGYVQATPSRVLPSPTVNTREALDVIMDMFQAPTLLEDPFSNTSMVHTAEMAEPPGYPSNGVSSLTKPPTTAPFTIFQDDTDKENGSAAAPSVVEKCKPIRALAEIAVSNKPNDTPPDLMPDESTMWGARYNSLNSLAACPNSTTDFAMLAQFVSTPFTHKTPSGSNFFPDQENNGDGADADDEAFIRRQTKKLSPIIEQSPCDESAVSQLLPSSQRHGTIVGEGLATAQLCLTTSSITMVQPPPPAVLSFRDQTVCPIDSTVPRTTGPGWEVYMSPEQPPKRASLISKQPQSSARPRHEPFTIIEDEPTSPERAQEQVDVPMTPECALKSDWLAIRSPDVPVEPDLDAFLSPCRPKKNMDVPMSPEEPMTPGLPQQFSTADEPMMSPDRGLKADMSMNAAPTPGRAAVVQLVSDPWSDELISGLLSALTPPLTAHPRCITWQCNVPNISPKTTISMGKASLRVDGVVGEGAFATVYQATDPVTSERVVLKVQKPANPWEFYINTQLDSRLQPKVRHLYSSIRSAHIFHNGSVLLGELHNYGTLLNAVNIYKTLSDKVMPQPLVIYFTVCILNMVEQLHHIRIIHGDIKPDNFLLGERFLENKCFESENVDHGLVLVDLGQSIDMELFPEGTAFTAKCLTSGFQCTEMLSGKPWNYQTDYFGIAGTVHCMLFGTYMQVTNEGGTWKTNGVFRRNPHSDLWQEFFHTLLNIPHCDSLPSLRSLRCKLSSVLQQSYSSKLPTLKSRLVVLLLESRKAARR is encoded by the exons ATGGATATTGCCACTTGTTTACA GTGTTTTGAAAGAAATCTGAGTTCGTATACGGGGGACGACCCACTGCATCCATGGGACAA GTTTGTGGACTATTTGGAGCATCAACTGCCTGCAGGCGGTGGCAGCGAGATGTCTCTGGTGTTTGACGCTCTTGTACAGAGATTTTTAACTGTCGAGCGATACGCAAATGACATCAGATATGTGAACTTCTGCATCAGATGT GCAAGTTTTTATTCTGACCCTGTGGCGCTGTACAGTTACATCTTCAGTAAGGGTGTCGGCACCAGGACTGCTGCCCTCTATGTGGCCTGGGCACAACAGCTTGAGCAGAGAGGATTGCATGAACAGGCTGATGCTGTGTACCAGAAAGCCATGGAGAACCAAGCCCAGCCAGCCGACACTATTGTCGATGAACTAAG GCAGTTTCAAACAAGAATCCAGAGCCAGACAGCAGTATCAG GAGGTCGAAACCCTTTGCAGAACTCCCATTTAACCAATCAGATGTCATCTCAGAGAGAACCTGTAGCTCCAAACAAG ACCTCTGTGGATTGTCCACCCAAACCACCCACTGTTCAAACCATTGTAAC AGTATCTCGCTCTGAGACTTCAGGCACAATTCCCTCGAGTCAGACCTCCGGTGTTCAGATCGTGTCCCAGTATATGAAGGATGAACTTGTTTGTGAGGGATCTGAACTCAGCTTTGAGGAGGTCCGAGCAGAGAAATACTTCCGCCAGCTCCAGGAGAAGCAGGAAGAGAAGGCCAGTCAAGACTGGATCG cagagaggatgctgagggaacaggaggaggacatCCTGAGTATTATATCTATGTTTGAGAAAGTAAACCAGGAGCTAGAGGCCTGTGGAGGTTTGACCAGCCAGGCTTCATCACAGAGG TTGCCTGTTGTGGAAGGAGCCACAGGTCTGAACCCTAATCCTATCCAGCAGTCCTTTGGGCATCCTCGACCCTCAAATCGTCTGAGCAGCAGACGCTCTCTTGGCCTGAGATTACACACTGAGCCGACCTTCATCCACGAAGCTGCCGCCACCCCTGAACCTCCTCAACAGCAGGACGAGAGCAACACCAGACTGGCTGAAGCACACACTCTGAGCACAGAGAGGTTCCACCATCCCTCTGTGCCGACTGACAGGAGTGTTCATTTACCAAATCCTGCACCGACATTCACAGACCAAGCATTTGTTGTCCAGCCCTCGATGGTTCAGACTCGATCGGTGCAGCCTGTAAGCTTCGAGCAGATGAACCCTTTGCTCCACAGACCTGCCTGCACCTCTGTTGCGAACGCTGATGGTTTCTGCCGGGATGATCAAGTTCAACTCGGCAGCTCGGAGAACTGGTGCCCTCCAGAGCAGAACAGCACCACACATCA ggATATCGCTGATCCAGCAGTGCCGGAggaaaaactcaaca TGTCACAGGGAGGTACAGGTAacctgtctcacatcactcCTAACACCTCACTGGGCTATGTTCAGGCCACACCGTCCAGGGTGCTGCCGTCACCTACTGTCAACACACGAGAAGCACTGG ATGTGATCATGGACATGTTCCAGGCCCCGACTCTACTCGAGGACCCGTTCAGCAACACATCAATGGTCCACACTGCTGAGATGGCCGAACCACCCGGATACCCAAGCAATG GCGTCTCCTCTCTAACCAAGCCCCCGACCACGGCCCCATTCACCATCTTCCAGGATgacactgacaaagaaaatggaAG tgctgctgcaccttctgtGGTTGAGAAGTGtaaaccaatcagagctctGGCTGAAATCGCGGTGTCCAACAAACCTAAT GACACTCCTCCCGATCTGATGCCGGATGAGAGCACTATGTGGGGAGCTCGCTACAACTCCCTTAACTCGCTGGCAGCTTGTCCCAACAGCACCACAGACTTCGCCATGTTGGCTCAGTTCGTCTCCACACCGTTCACGCACAAAACACCTTCCGGCAGCAACTTTTTCCCGGACCAAG aGAACAATGGTGACGGTGCTGACGCTGATGACGAAGCTTTTATCCGACGCCAGACAAAAAAACTCAG CCCCATCATAGAGCAGAGTCCGTGTGATGAATCAGCCGTCAGTCAGCTCCTGCCGTCTTCTCAGAGACACGGCACCATCGTAGGTGAAGGACTCGCCACAGCCCAGCTCTGcctcaccacctcctccatcaccatggTGCAGCCTCCGCCTCCTGCTGTGCTCTCCTTCAGAGACCAGACGGTCTGTCCCATCGACTCCACTGTCCCCAGGACCACAGGGCCCGGCTGGGAAGTGTACATGAGCCCCGAGCAGCCTCCTAAACGGGCGTCTCTGATCTCCAAGCAACCTCAGAGTTCAGCCAGACCCAGACATGAACCTTTTACGATCATAGAAGACGAACCCACCAGCCCAGAACGAGCCCAGGAACAAGTTGATGTCCCCATGACTCCAGAGTGTGCCCTTAAATCGGACTGGCTGGCCATCAGAAGCCCAGATGTCCCTGTTGAGCCTGACCTGGACGCCTTCCTGAGTCCTTGTCGGCCCAAAAAGAACATGGATGTCCCCATGAGTCCTGAGGAGCCCATGACCCCGGGGCTGCCTCAACAGTTCAGCACTGCAGATGAACCCATGATGAGTCCAGACAGGGGGCTGAAGGCCGACATGTCCATGAACGCAGCACCAACACCAGGCAGGGCGGCCGTGGTCCAGCTGGTGTCAGATCCCTGGAGCGATGAGCTGATCTCTGGCCTGCTGTCAGCTCTCACCCCACCTCTCACTGCTCACCCCCGCTGCATCACCTGGCAGTGCAACGTGCCCAACATCAGCCCAAAGACCACCATCAGCATGG GAAAAGCGTCCCTGCGAGTGGATGGCGTCGTTGGAGAAGGAGCTTTTGCAACCGTCTACCAGGCGACTGACCCCGTGACCTCTGAGAGGGTGGTGTTGAAG GTTCAGAAACCAGCCAATCCCTGGGAGTTTTACATCAACACTCAGCTGGACTCTCGGCTGCAGCCTAAGGTCCGCCATCTTTACAGCAGCATTCGCTCAGCTCACATCTTCCACAATGGGAGCGTGCTGCTCGGCGAGCTTCACAACTACGGCACTCTGCTG AATGCAGTGAACATTTATAAAACCCTGAGTGACAAGGTGATGCCTCAGCCTCTTGTCATATACTTCACCGTCTGTATTCTGAACATGGTGGAGCAGCTGCACCACATCCGCATCATCCACGGCGACATCAAACCTGACAACTTCCTGTTGGGAGAGAG gttcTTGGAGAACAAGTGTTTCGAGTCGGAGAACGTGGACCACGGCCTCGTCCTTGTCGACCTCGGACAGAGCATTGACATGGAGCTCTTCCCAGAAGGCACTGCTTTCACTGCCAAATGTTTGACGTCAGGGTTCCAGTGCACCGAGATGCTTAGTGGGAAACCCTGGAACTATCAG acgGATTACTTTGGGATAGCAGGGACCGTCCACTGTATGCTGTTTGGGACTTACATGCAAGTTACAAATGAAGGCGGCACGTGGAAGACAAACGGCGTTTTCAGAAG GAACCCTCACAGCGACTTGTGGCAGGAGTTCTTCCACACTCTGCTGAACATCCCGCACTGCGACTCTCTGCCGAGCCTCCGGAGTCTCCGCTGCAAACTGTCGTCGGTCCTGCAGCAGAGCTACAGCAGCAAACTGCCCACGCTCAAGAGCCgcctggtggtgctgctgctggagagccGCAAGGCAGCTCGGAGATGA
- the bub1 gene encoding mitotic checkpoint serine/threonine-protein kinase BUB1 isoform X6: protein MDIATCLQCFERNLSSYTGDDPLHPWDKFVDYLEHQLPAGGGSEMSLVFDALVQRFLTVERYANDIRYVNFCIRCASFYSDPVALYSYIFSKGVGTRTAALYVAWAQQLEQRGLHEQADAVYQKAMENQAQPADTIVDELRQFQTRIQSQTAVSAGGRNPLQNSHLTNQMSSQREPVAPNKTSVDCPPKPPTVQTIVTVSRSETSGTIPSSQTSGVQIVSQYMKDELVCEGSELSFEEVRAEKYFRQLQEKQEEKASQDWIAERMLREQEEDILSIISMFEKVNQELEACGGLTSQASSQRLPVVEGATGLNPNPIQQSFGHPRPSNRLSSRRSLGLRLHTEPTFIHEAAATPEPPQQQDESNTRLAEAHTLSTERFHHPSVPTDRSVHLPNPAPTFTDQAFVVQPSMVQTRSVQPVSFEQMNPLLHRPACTSVANADGFCRDDQVQLGSSENWCPPEQNSTTHQDIADPAVPEEKLNNVIMDMFQAPTLLEDPFSNTSMVHTAEMAEPPGYPSNGVSSLTKPPTTAPFTIFQDDTDKENGSAAAPSVVEKCKPIRALAEIAVSNKPNDTPPDLMPDESTMWGARYNSLNSLAACPNSTTDFAMLAQFVSTPFTHKTPSGSNFFPDQENNGDGADADDEAFIRRQTKKLSPIIEQSPCDESAVSQLLPSSQRHGTIVGEGLATAQLCLTTSSITMVQPPPPAVLSFRDQTVCPIDSTVPRTTGPGWEVYMSPEQPPKRASLISKQPQSSARPRHEPFTIIEDEPTSPERAQEQVDVPMTPECALKSDWLAIRSPDVPVEPDLDAFLSPCRPKKNMDVPMSPEEPMTPGLPQQFSTADEPMMSPDRGLKADMSMNAAPTPGRAAVVQLVSDPWSDELISGLLSALTPPLTAHPRCITWQCNVPNISPKTTISMGKASLRVDGVVGEGAFATVYQATDPVTSERVVLKVQKPANPWEFYINTQLDSRLQPKVRHLYSSIRSAHIFHNGSVLLGELHNYGTLLNAVNIYKTLSDKVMPQPLVIYFTVCILNMVEQLHHIRIIHGDIKPDNFLLGERFLENKCFESENVDHGLVLVDLGQSIDMELFPEGTAFTAKCLTSGFQCTEMLSGKPWNYQTDYFGIAGTVHCMLFGTYMQVTNEGGTWKTNGVFRRNPHSDLWQEFFHTLLNIPHCDSLPSLRSLRCKLSSVLQQSYSSKLPTLKSRLVVLLLESRKAARR from the exons ATGGATATTGCCACTTGTTTACA GTGTTTTGAAAGAAATCTGAGTTCGTATACGGGGGACGACCCACTGCATCCATGGGACAA GTTTGTGGACTATTTGGAGCATCAACTGCCTGCAGGCGGTGGCAGCGAGATGTCTCTGGTGTTTGACGCTCTTGTACAGAGATTTTTAACTGTCGAGCGATACGCAAATGACATCAGATATGTGAACTTCTGCATCAGATGT GCAAGTTTTTATTCTGACCCTGTGGCGCTGTACAGTTACATCTTCAGTAAGGGTGTCGGCACCAGGACTGCTGCCCTCTATGTGGCCTGGGCACAACAGCTTGAGCAGAGAGGATTGCATGAACAGGCTGATGCTGTGTACCAGAAAGCCATGGAGAACCAAGCCCAGCCAGCCGACACTATTGTCGATGAACTAAG GCAGTTTCAAACAAGAATCCAGAGCCAGACAGCAGTATCAG cagGAGGTCGAAACCCTTTGCAGAACTCCCATTTAACCAATCAGATGTCATCTCAGAGAGAACCTGTAGCTCCAAACAAG ACCTCTGTGGATTGTCCACCCAAACCACCCACTGTTCAAACCATTGTAAC AGTATCTCGCTCTGAGACTTCAGGCACAATTCCCTCGAGTCAGACCTCCGGTGTTCAGATCGTGTCCCAGTATATGAAGGATGAACTTGTTTGTGAGGGATCTGAACTCAGCTTTGAGGAGGTCCGAGCAGAGAAATACTTCCGCCAGCTCCAGGAGAAGCAGGAAGAGAAGGCCAGTCAAGACTGGATCG cagagaggatgctgagggaacaggaggaggacatCCTGAGTATTATATCTATGTTTGAGAAAGTAAACCAGGAGCTAGAGGCCTGTGGAGGTTTGACCAGCCAGGCTTCATCACAGAGG TTGCCTGTTGTGGAAGGAGCCACAGGTCTGAACCCTAATCCTATCCAGCAGTCCTTTGGGCATCCTCGACCCTCAAATCGTCTGAGCAGCAGACGCTCTCTTGGCCTGAGATTACACACTGAGCCGACCTTCATCCACGAAGCTGCCGCCACCCCTGAACCTCCTCAACAGCAGGACGAGAGCAACACCAGACTGGCTGAAGCACACACTCTGAGCACAGAGAGGTTCCACCATCCCTCTGTGCCGACTGACAGGAGTGTTCATTTACCAAATCCTGCACCGACATTCACAGACCAAGCATTTGTTGTCCAGCCCTCGATGGTTCAGACTCGATCGGTGCAGCCTGTAAGCTTCGAGCAGATGAACCCTTTGCTCCACAGACCTGCCTGCACCTCTGTTGCGAACGCTGATGGTTTCTGCCGGGATGATCAAGTTCAACTCGGCAGCTCGGAGAACTGGTGCCCTCCAGAGCAGAACAGCACCACACATCA ggATATCGCTGATCCAGCAGTGCCGGAggaaaaactcaaca ATGTGATCATGGACATGTTCCAGGCCCCGACTCTACTCGAGGACCCGTTCAGCAACACATCAATGGTCCACACTGCTGAGATGGCCGAACCACCCGGATACCCAAGCAATG GCGTCTCCTCTCTAACCAAGCCCCCGACCACGGCCCCATTCACCATCTTCCAGGATgacactgacaaagaaaatggaAG tgctgctgcaccttctgtGGTTGAGAAGTGtaaaccaatcagagctctGGCTGAAATCGCGGTGTCCAACAAACCTAAT GACACTCCTCCCGATCTGATGCCGGATGAGAGCACTATGTGGGGAGCTCGCTACAACTCCCTTAACTCGCTGGCAGCTTGTCCCAACAGCACCACAGACTTCGCCATGTTGGCTCAGTTCGTCTCCACACCGTTCACGCACAAAACACCTTCCGGCAGCAACTTTTTCCCGGACCAAG aGAACAATGGTGACGGTGCTGACGCTGATGACGAAGCTTTTATCCGACGCCAGACAAAAAAACTCAG CCCCATCATAGAGCAGAGTCCGTGTGATGAATCAGCCGTCAGTCAGCTCCTGCCGTCTTCTCAGAGACACGGCACCATCGTAGGTGAAGGACTCGCCACAGCCCAGCTCTGcctcaccacctcctccatcaccatggTGCAGCCTCCGCCTCCTGCTGTGCTCTCCTTCAGAGACCAGACGGTCTGTCCCATCGACTCCACTGTCCCCAGGACCACAGGGCCCGGCTGGGAAGTGTACATGAGCCCCGAGCAGCCTCCTAAACGGGCGTCTCTGATCTCCAAGCAACCTCAGAGTTCAGCCAGACCCAGACATGAACCTTTTACGATCATAGAAGACGAACCCACCAGCCCAGAACGAGCCCAGGAACAAGTTGATGTCCCCATGACTCCAGAGTGTGCCCTTAAATCGGACTGGCTGGCCATCAGAAGCCCAGATGTCCCTGTTGAGCCTGACCTGGACGCCTTCCTGAGTCCTTGTCGGCCCAAAAAGAACATGGATGTCCCCATGAGTCCTGAGGAGCCCATGACCCCGGGGCTGCCTCAACAGTTCAGCACTGCAGATGAACCCATGATGAGTCCAGACAGGGGGCTGAAGGCCGACATGTCCATGAACGCAGCACCAACACCAGGCAGGGCGGCCGTGGTCCAGCTGGTGTCAGATCCCTGGAGCGATGAGCTGATCTCTGGCCTGCTGTCAGCTCTCACCCCACCTCTCACTGCTCACCCCCGCTGCATCACCTGGCAGTGCAACGTGCCCAACATCAGCCCAAAGACCACCATCAGCATGG GAAAAGCGTCCCTGCGAGTGGATGGCGTCGTTGGAGAAGGAGCTTTTGCAACCGTCTACCAGGCGACTGACCCCGTGACCTCTGAGAGGGTGGTGTTGAAG GTTCAGAAACCAGCCAATCCCTGGGAGTTTTACATCAACACTCAGCTGGACTCTCGGCTGCAGCCTAAGGTCCGCCATCTTTACAGCAGCATTCGCTCAGCTCACATCTTCCACAATGGGAGCGTGCTGCTCGGCGAGCTTCACAACTACGGCACTCTGCTG AATGCAGTGAACATTTATAAAACCCTGAGTGACAAGGTGATGCCTCAGCCTCTTGTCATATACTTCACCGTCTGTATTCTGAACATGGTGGAGCAGCTGCACCACATCCGCATCATCCACGGCGACATCAAACCTGACAACTTCCTGTTGGGAGAGAG gttcTTGGAGAACAAGTGTTTCGAGTCGGAGAACGTGGACCACGGCCTCGTCCTTGTCGACCTCGGACAGAGCATTGACATGGAGCTCTTCCCAGAAGGCACTGCTTTCACTGCCAAATGTTTGACGTCAGGGTTCCAGTGCACCGAGATGCTTAGTGGGAAACCCTGGAACTATCAG acgGATTACTTTGGGATAGCAGGGACCGTCCACTGTATGCTGTTTGGGACTTACATGCAAGTTACAAATGAAGGCGGCACGTGGAAGACAAACGGCGTTTTCAGAAG GAACCCTCACAGCGACTTGTGGCAGGAGTTCTTCCACACTCTGCTGAACATCCCGCACTGCGACTCTCTGCCGAGCCTCCGGAGTCTCCGCTGCAAACTGTCGTCGGTCCTGCAGCAGAGCTACAGCAGCAAACTGCCCACGCTCAAGAGCCgcctggtggtgctgctgctggagagccGCAAGGCAGCTCGGAGATGA